From the Catharus ustulatus isolate bCatUst1 chromosome 2, bCatUst1.pri.v2, whole genome shotgun sequence genome, the window CATCGCCTTCGTCGCACCGAGCGTCACCACCTACATCAACCTCAATCCCGGTGCGCCCCAGACCCCGCCGtgtgtcccccccaccccaatcccCGGCGCTTACCGTGCCTCCTGCCGCAGGGTACCGCGTGTACCAGGTGGCCGGTTCCTACCCCGGGAGCTCCCACGCGGTCCTGGACCACGAGACCTTCATCCTGAACCTGACGGAGGCCAACGCGGCGCCCCCGGGGACTCCCCCGCGCTGGCAGCGGCTCTACAGCGCGCGCGAGGCCTACGGGCTGCCCACGGCCTTCCCGGCTGACTGGGACCAGCTGGTGCGGCGGATGCAGGACGACGAGCAGCTCTTCCAGCTCTTCTGGTTCCACCTGAACAAGGGGCACCCGCCCCGCGAGCCCTGCGGCAGCCCCTGCAAGGCCGCCCTGCTGTGCGCCCTGCGCTCCGGCCGCGCCGGTGACCCCGCGCTCTGCCGGCCCCTGCGCCCCGCGCTGCCCTTCCCACGCATCCAGGAGCTCTGGCACCAGCGGCGGCTCTGCTGACCCGGGGGCCGGCATGAGCAGGGACATGGTCACACCAGGAGCAGTGGTCCCACgggaagcagggcagggacacagttACACAGGGAGCGGGATTGTAGTCAGCTCTCGGTCACACCAGGAGCGAGGCTGGGAGCGGGATCGGCACAGGGTCACTGGGAGTGAGGTTGGGAGTGGCACATGGTCCCCACGTCCCACCAGTTACACAATAAAGGCACAATGGACACCACCACCCTTTCTTATCCATTCCCACCAGGactggagctgggatcaggatcagcaCATAGTCCTCATGCTGCCATTACCCCCCATACAGGCGTGATGGACCCCACTGGCCTTTATCGTCACTGCAATTCTCAGCCACAACTTAGGCAGACCCAAATCAGCGATGCTGGGACATCACCACCCTGCCTGCTTGTCCTAATTCTCACCCACTGGGATCACAATTGGGATCAGCCCATGGTCCCTCTACTCCCATCAGGCCTCCAACAAGTTGAGGATGGACCCCAGTGCCCCTCTTCACCTGCAACATCCTAGGAAGACCCAAACCAGACACAACACCctcatccctcctcctcctcttgcaGTTCCTCCCTGTGTGAGGCCAAATCCAGAGCCAAGCCGGGCTGGTGGAATGGGTTTATTAATTAATGATTTAGTACAACACAGACCCTCGTTACGCCACATGCACTGGGGACCTTGCGGGGGGCGTGACCCGCCATGGGGGCACTGGTGGGGGCAGGACCCCTGACCCAACACCCTGGGTAACTCTGTGCCCTGGAGCGTTGGGTCAGTGGTCCTGCCCCCCCACGCTGCCTCACCCAGCCGCACGCCCCCCACGCCCTTGCCCCACTCACGGGGTCTGTGCCCCTCCCCGCCGCGGTTTGAGGGTCCCCAGGAGGGTCTGCACCCCCCGGCGCACAGAGGAGCCCACCCGCCGTGCCACCGAGTCAGCCGGGGGTGcgggcaggcaggagctggaggcctGGGGCCGCGCGTCCAGGCACTTCTGGTAGCGGAGCTGTGGGGAGCAAGGGGGTCAGCGGGGGCGCGGGGAGCCCGGGGGGGCGCGGGGAGCccgggggggcgcgggggcggcACTCACCACGCAGGCGGCCTGCAGTGCCTCGCTGAGCCCCGCGGCGTTGGGCTCACACCACACCATGTGGCAGCGGAAGGTGCCGGGAGCGCTGGCCATGATGAAGGCGAAGGCGCGGACGTCGCGTCCCACCCCCATGAAGGACAGGAACCGCACGCGGCACTCGCACAGCACCGCCTCTGTCTGGGGGCACGGGGGTCACTGGGGCACCCagcgtggggagggggcaccaGGGCCCCAACGCATGGGGTCACTAGGGCACcacaggaggagaagcagcGGACATTGGGGTGCCCATAGCAAGGGGAAGGGGAACCAGGGTGTCATCGAGGCACCCCCAGGACGGGGACAGGGTCAGCAGGGCGCACGGGGTGTCACCAAGGTGCCTACCAGAAAGGGTGGGGGGGGTCACTGTCATACCCTGGGGTTGGGagtgtccagcacagccccccagGGTGGGAGGGGATCCCCCAAGgccccacagggatggggacatgaTGGGGACACGATGGAAGGATCAAGAATGggtctctgcagcccctctggcACGTGATGGTCACTTAGACCCCGGGAAGGGGTCACTAGTGAGCATGGGGGTGAACACATCCCCCCAGAGTGGGAGGGGGTCACCACTCCCCCCTAGGCCAGGGTGGTGGGTGATGGAGGGCGTGGGTGGggggcccagggcaggggggtcCGAGGAGGGCACACACCTGGCGGTGAGCAATGGTGAGGGTGGCGGGGGCCACGCTGACCACCACAGGGGTGGGTGCAGGGGGCTCCCCCGAGCCAGGGGCCAGCGCTGCCTCCAGCGCCGCGTTGATCACGTCCATgcctggggggcacagggacacacagccacagctaCTGCACCCGGGCTGGAGGAGCCCCCCGAGACACTGCCCCCTTCCCCTTGAGTCCCCCACTCACCCACTGGCTTGGCAacggggacacagcccaggtaACACACGGGGAAGCGCTGAACCACCTCACTCTTGGGGGCTGGGAACTCCACTGTGGGGGAGGCACTGTCAGACACCCTCAGAGGCCCCCAAAGCACCCCAGAGTCCAAACATCCCCCCAgaacccctccccacccctcagtgctcacccagcacccagcccctCCAAGACCTCTTGGATGCTGGGCACTCCAGTGTGGGAGGGACATGGCAGGACCGCCACAGAGCCCTTCAAGAccccccagagcaccccaacactcccccagagcagccccagtgctcccaaCACCCCCAATTGCACTGCCTTGCTCTTGGGGGCCGGGAGCCCTGCTTTAGTAGGGGACATAATCAGACACTCCCCAAACCTCCCTTAAAGCCACCCTCTCTTCCAACTGCCCTACCCCAGTGAGTGCAACCTCCAGACACACAAGCCCCCTCCTCTGCAGTCACCCTATCCCCTGGCAGGACTCCCCCAGCAgtcccccagcccttcccagtcactcccagacCCCCAGATGcctccagagccaccccagtTCTCTCACAGTACCCTCCAAAGCCCCGTACCCTGCAGGGGAGGCTCTCCCAGCCGGGGGGGGTCTGTTCCCAGGCCGTTGCCTGCTGCCCGGGCACTTCGCCGCTCTGCCGTcagctgggggagagggggacaCGGCCCACCCAGATGTCACACCACAGTGACCCCCAAGGAGCCCCATGGTGACCCACAGTCCCCCAGATGTCACACAAGGGgctgtcacagcacagaggaACCCTCAGGGATCCCTggcccctgtgctctgcagcaggtctgtggggacactggggtggggaggggctcaCCCAGGAACAGGCCTGGGGGCTGGCTGGAGGGGCCTGGAGGTCTCACCTGTGTGCAGATGTGGTGCAGGCTAGGGCAAGTCCTGGCGGGTTTctgggggtctcacctgggcaCAGATGTGGTGCAGACCAagaaggggaatttggggtgggttACCTGGGCCTGAAAAATCTTGGGGTATCTCACCAGggcccagccctggtgtggcCAGGTGGAGGGGTCTTGGGGCCTTTTTGGGGGTCTCATCTAGGCAAAGTCGTGGCTCGGGCCAAGGTGGCAGTTTGGGGGAAAACCCATCAGACGGCTGGGAGGGTTTTACCTGGACACAGAACCAGTGCTGGCCAGAGCCGGGGTTCTGGGCAAGGTTTGGGGGAATCTCACTTGGGCACAGACATGGTGCAGGCCACGGGGGCAGTttgagggggtcctggggaggtctggggggtctcacctgggcaCAGACCCGGTGCAGCCCGGCAGCGATGGCGCTGGCTGGGCCCTCGCAGCGGAACACGTGGCACTTCAGCACCTGCGTCAAGGGGTCCCGGGCCACGTATGCAAAGTCCCTAGGGGGGACAAGGGGGGTACACTCAGGACCACCCCggtcccctccccacccagtCCGAGCTGGGACTAGGGGCATTGGGGTCAGGAGGAAGGTTTGGGCCATAcctctccctgtgtccccggCAGCAAAGTGGGACAAAATGGTGTTAGGGTGTTCTGGGGTGGGACAGaaccccctcctccccagccgCAGGACCCACCTCACACCCCCACACCCCATAGGGGAAGGTCTGATCCTGCCCCACACCTGTCTCTTCTGGGGCAGCTCACTATTGGACCCCATCTGCACGTGGGACCTGCCTGCCCCGTGCACGTGAACCCCACACCTCACCCATGTGgggaccccagccccatggcCCCCTCACATCCAATGCCCCCATGCCCAGCCCCACATACATGGGATTCCAGAGCCTCGGAATCCAGACCCTCCTCCATGCCCCAAGGGGTCCCACACACCCAGATCCCCCCATGCCTGCACCCCATGTACTCAGGATGCCCAGCCCCACACGTACCGAGTGCCTGCACACACCAGAACCCCACACCCTCCACACCAGACCCCCGTGCCATCTCCAGCTCCACACACGTGggcatccctgtgccccccagccccacacgTGCCCCCCACCTGCTACCGTGCCGCCCCACGCCCCACACGCGGATGCCGCCCACGGGCTGCGCGTGCAGCAGTGTCCGGTCCTGGGGGTCCACGAGCTTCAGCGTGCGGTCCtcgagcagcagcagcgcccgTGCCTGGGGGCCACGGCACCGTCAGGAGGATACATCGCCCCCCCAGGTGCCGGGGGGGCAGTGGAGAGGGtgtgggatggatgtgggagggcacaggggggtctggggtcgCTCACCTCCCCCCAGGTGCCGGGGGGGCCATCACGAGGCCCTGAGAGCTGCCGGATGCAGGCGCTGAcagcgctgctgctgcggcCAGgacccagctcctcctcccgcagctgcacccagcccagagagcGCACAGGGAGACCCTGGGGGCAAGGGAGAGCATGTGTGGGGCCGGGTGTGTGGGACAGgggcttggggagggggcagtggAGAAGGGAGTGACGTGGGGCAGGAAAGGCATGGAGCATGAGGTGGGGTGGTGTGGGGCAGGCACTGTGGGGCAGATATGGTGATGGGCAAGGGGGCAGGAGGATGGTgaggggcagcctcagctccccAACAGTAACCCGAGCCCTCACCACCCCAATCTGTACAGCCCGAGGCCCCTCCCATGCAGGTGACACCCTGGGGCGTCCCTGGGTTGGGTGCCTGAGCCCctcaggagaggggaaggggccCTGTGGGCTGGCAGGGTCAGGAGAGACTGGCCCTACCTTGGAGACCAGCGCATCCTCCTCGCCCAGGGCCACGCTGTGAGGGGAAGGGTGGGGGTCAGCGACTTCACCCTGAGACCCTGGGGCCTCCCCACCCCGAACCCCTGTCCCTGAGAGCCCTCTGGGATCCCCCACATCCCACACCGGGTTCACTGCACCCTGAGTACCTTGGactttccccccaaacccctgcctTGAGATCCTGGGACTCTCCCAAACCTCCATCCCAAGacctcctttccctgccccacacCTGGGTCCCTGCCCCCCT encodes:
- the APBB1 gene encoding amyloid-beta A4 precursor protein-binding family B member 1 isoform X3: MSGALSKRSDLANDNRCPGLSLGLGAPPDPRTGPGGAPAEELPGAGWAKAGQDQNRNELEPGPGPGRSPGAHGESPGALEPEVQARNARNAAGDPRALLIGASEEEEDDEDEEEDEEEEDGAGVSPPALGTERGLREPPGRSASHLFGGPGPGSDEDSSWATLSQGSPGSSPDEPESLWPCGAGAHGDLPPGWLRVQDTSGTYYWHVPTGTTQWEPPGGPHETPSDGSTPTEGPTDPTAEEEEEEEEEEDEEPGVSDLEMLSPGPGSPGEGVALGEEDALVSKGLPVRSLGWVQLREEELGPGRSSSAVSACIRQLSGPRDGPPGTWGEARALLLLEDRTLKLVDPQDRTLLHAQPVGGIRVWGVGRHGSRERDFAYVARDPLTQVLKCHVFRCEGPASAIAAGLHRVCAQLTAERRSARAAGNGLGTDPPRLGEPPLQVEFPAPKSEVVQRFPVCYLGCVPVAKPVGMDVINAALEAALAPGSGEPPAPTPVVVSVAPATLTIAHRQTEAVLCECRVRFLSFMGVGRDVRAFAFIMASAPGTFRCHMVWCEPNAAGLSEALQAACVLRYQKCLDARPQASSSCLPAPPADSVARRVGSSVRRGVQTLLGTLKPRRGGAQTP
- the APBB1 gene encoding amyloid-beta A4 precursor protein-binding family B member 1 isoform X1 — encoded protein: MSGALSKRSDLANDNRCPGLSLGLGAPPDPRTGPGGAPAEELPGAGWAKAGQDQNRNELEPGPGPGRSPGAHGESPGALEPEVQARNARNAAGDPRALLIGASEEEEDDEDEEEDEEEEDGAGVSPPALGTERGLREPPGRSASHLFGGPGPGSDEDSSWATLSQGSPGSSPDEPESLWPCGAGAHGDLPPGWLRVQDTSGTYYWHVPTGTTQWEPPGGPHETPSDGSTPTEGPTLSWTSFAPAETFNDGDLWKDPTAEEEEEEEEEEDEEPGVSDLEMLSPGPGSPGEGVALGEEDALVSKGLPVRSLGWVQLREEELGPGRSSSAVSACIRQLSGPRDGPPGTWGEARALLLLEDRTLKLVDPQDRTLLHAQPVGGIRVWGVGRHGSRERDFAYVARDPLTQVLKCHVFRCEGPASAIAAGLHRVCAQLTAERRSARAAGNGLGTDPPRLGEPPLQVEFPAPKSEVVQRFPVCYLGCVPVAKPVGMDVINAALEAALAPGSGEPPAPTPVVVSVAPATLTIAHRQTEAVLCECRVRFLSFMGVGRDVRAFAFIMASAPGTFRCHMVWCEPNAAGLSEALQAACVLRYQKCLDARPQASSSCLPAPPADSVARRVGSSVRRGVQTLLGTLKPRRGGAQTP
- the APBB1 gene encoding amyloid-beta A4 precursor protein-binding family B member 1 isoform X2; the protein is MSGALSKRSDLANDNRCPGLSLGLGAPPDPRTGPGGAPAEELPGAGWAKAGQDQNRNELEPGPGPGRSPGAHGESPGALEPEVQARNARNAAGDPRALLIGASEEEEDDEDEEEDEEEEDGAGVSPPALGTERGLREPPGRSASHLFGGPGPGSDEDSSWATLSQGSPGSSPDEPESLWPCGAGAHGDLPPGWLRVQDTSGTYYWHVPTGTTQWEPPGGPHETPSDGSTPTEGPTLSWTSFAPAETFNDGDLWKDPTAEEEEEEEEEEDEEPGVSDLEMLSPGPGSPGEGVALGEEDALVSKGLPVRSLGWVQLREEELGPGRSSSAVSACIRQLSGPRDGPPGTWGEARALLLLEDRTLKLVDPQDRTLLHAQPVGGIRVWGVGRHGSRDFAYVARDPLTQVLKCHVFRCEGPASAIAAGLHRVCAQLTAERRSARAAGNGLGTDPPRLGEPPLQVEFPAPKSEVVQRFPVCYLGCVPVAKPVGMDVINAALEAALAPGSGEPPAPTPVVVSVAPATLTIAHRQTEAVLCECRVRFLSFMGVGRDVRAFAFIMASAPGTFRCHMVWCEPNAAGLSEALQAACVLRYQKCLDARPQASSSCLPAPPADSVARRVGSSVRRGVQTLLGTLKPRRGGAQTP